In Chitinophagales bacterium, a single genomic region encodes these proteins:
- the ftsZ gene encoding cell division protein FtsZ, with protein sequence MIHFDLPKEQSSIIKVIGVGGGGSNAVNHMHNQCIDGVNFIICNTDAQAIASSTVPNKVQLGPHLTQGLGAGANPEIGRQATEESLEEIKRILEVNTKMAFITAGMGGGTGTGGAPIISKICKDLGILTVGIVTTPFAYEGKKRQQQAEEGIRMLKQYVDTLLVISNDKLRHQFGNLKMREAFAKADNVLATAAKCITDVITTTGQINVDFADVCTVMKNGGVAILGSAMAEGENRAQHAIEEALNSPLLNDNDIRGAKWILININSAEGEHEFTMDEVEIIQNYLLSQAGEGTDVILGMGYDSSLGSHIGITLIATGFEHKDPFDRKEVKKEEKKEEKIVMVLGQPKEEKKLEETPVVKMETRKEDPLAPKLVVEDKPVPVTSIDWTDDVVRIEETTPEVILDERAPVVYWELNEEKKEDSNITRETTVEKYVLASADEHLNSASRSASSANPQQQASSTNQDKISTTPTPTSAAAGGYLARPSNIYAESRTEVFTSKPSAEEPVSPLPADKKDEEEILDLQLVERDDIPAADIPLAHQTQPPLSHAVEDPVLQDEADEQKRRAAERLLKLRNLSYNVNNADPNNEFETVPAYIRRNMELYQNSNSVENFYSNYEVKTDDNNNSRISTINTFLDGKKPD encoded by the coding sequence ATGATTCATTTCGATCTCCCCAAAGAGCAATCCTCCATCATCAAAGTGATCGGTGTAGGCGGCGGTGGAAGCAATGCAGTCAATCACATGCATAACCAGTGTATTGATGGGGTAAATTTTATCATTTGTAATACCGATGCGCAAGCTATTGCCAGCAGTACAGTGCCCAATAAAGTGCAATTAGGGCCGCATTTGACACAGGGTCTCGGGGCCGGTGCCAATCCGGAGATCGGTCGCCAGGCTACTGAAGAATCGCTGGAAGAGATCAAGCGCATCCTCGAAGTAAATACCAAGATGGCCTTTATCACTGCCGGTATGGGTGGTGGTACCGGAACCGGTGGCGCTCCGATCATTTCCAAGATCTGTAAAGACCTGGGCATTTTGACCGTGGGTATTGTGACCACGCCCTTTGCATATGAAGGAAAGAAAAGACAGCAACAGGCAGAAGAAGGGATCCGGATGCTGAAACAATATGTGGATACCCTGCTGGTGATCAGCAACGATAAACTGCGTCACCAGTTTGGCAACCTGAAAATGCGCGAGGCCTTTGCCAAAGCGGATAACGTACTCGCAACCGCGGCAAAATGTATTACCGATGTGATCACCACCACCGGCCAGATCAATGTGGACTTTGCCGATGTTTGCACTGTTATGAAAAACGGCGGTGTAGCCATCCTTGGAAGTGCCATGGCAGAAGGGGAGAACCGTGCCCAGCATGCCATCGAGGAAGCCCTGAATTCGCCACTCCTGAATGACAATGATATCCGTGGTGCCAAATGGATCCTGATCAATATCAACAGTGCCGAGGGTGAACACGAGTTTACCATGGATGAGGTAGAGATCATTCAAAACTACCTCCTGAGTCAGGCGGGTGAAGGAACCGATGTTATCTTGGGTATGGGATATGACAGCAGTCTTGGCAGCCATATCGGCATCACCCTGATCGCCACCGGATTTGAGCATAAAGATCCATTTGACCGGAAGGAAGTGAAGAAAGAAGAAAAGAAGGAAGAGAAGATCGTAATGGTCCTTGGTCAACCCAAAGAAGAAAAGAAACTGGAGGAAACACCGGTTGTAAAAATGGAAACACGTAAGGAAGATCCATTGGCTCCTAAACTGGTCGTTGAAGATAAACCCGTGCCTGTGACCAGTATTGACTGGACCGATGATGTGGTTCGTATTGAAGAAACCACACCCGAAGTGATCCTTGACGAACGTGCGCCGGTCGTCTATTGGGAATTGAATGAGGAGAAAAAAGAGGATAGTAATATTACGAGGGAAACTACTGTTGAAAAGTATGTGCTTGCTTCTGCTGATGAGCATTTAAATTCGGCCTCCCGATCCGCATCCTCTGCAAATCCCCAACAACAAGCATCATCCACTAATCAGGATAAAATAAGTACTACACCCACTCCAACGTCTGCAGCGGCGGGTGGGTATCTGGCCAGACCCTCCAATATTTATGCAGAGTCCAGGACAGAGGTCTTTACCTCAAAACCTTCTGCAGAAGAACCGGTTTCGCCTTTGCCAGCTGACAAAAAGGACGAGGAAGAAATCCTTGACCTTCAACTGGTAGAGCGGGATGACATTCCTGCGGCGGATATACCGTTAGCCCATCAGACTCAACCACCTTTGAGTCATGCGGTTGAGGATCCTGTTTTACAGGACGAAGCCGATGAACAAAAACGTAGGGCGGCAGAGCGGTTGCTCAAATTGCGCAACCTCTCGTACAACGTGAACAATGCCGATCCAAATAACGAGTTTGAAACCGTGCCGGCTTATATCCGCCGCAATATGGAATTGTACCAAAACAGCAATTCCGTCGAAAATTTCTACTCCAACTACGAGGTCAAAACCGACGACAACAACAATTCCCGCATCAGTACGATCAATACCTTTTTGGACGGCAAAAAGCCGGACTAA
- a CDS encoding TIGR01777 family oxidoreductase, which yields MKQRILITGGTGMVGKALTQALLSKGYAVTILTREKKIFDPSQNPAFAHWDLIRNYVDLHAIQSADHIIHLAGAGVADKRWTKERKQEIRDSRVQSGELLVKSLQTIPNKVLSVVTASAIGWYGPDPRPGFSGFIESDPPDDSFLGNTCKEWEAATEPVSHVGKRLVKIRIGIVLAKEGGAYPEFARSFRFGVKAILGSGRQTISWIHINDLVNIFIRAIEDETMSGPYNAVAPNPVSNRDMIQSIAHKKGGLYIPVRVPSFLLKIILGEMSVEVLKSTTVKPERLGEIGFSFNYSRIEEAMADLVI from the coding sequence ATGAAACAGCGAATTCTCATTACAGGAGGAACCGGCATGGTGGGGAAGGCCCTGACTCAGGCCTTGCTGTCAAAAGGGTATGCTGTTACTATTTTGACCAGGGAAAAGAAAATCTTTGATCCCAGCCAGAATCCCGCTTTTGCCCATTGGGATTTGATCCGGAACTATGTTGATCTGCATGCCATCCAATCTGCCGATCACATCATACACCTGGCTGGTGCGGGCGTTGCTGATAAAAGATGGACAAAGGAAAGAAAGCAGGAGATACGCGATAGCCGGGTTCAATCCGGTGAATTGCTGGTAAAATCTTTGCAAACCATTCCCAATAAGGTTCTGTCGGTAGTAACTGCCTCTGCCATTGGATGGTATGGTCCCGACCCCAGACCAGGTTTTTCAGGTTTCATTGAATCAGACCCCCCGGATGACAGTTTCCTGGGCAATACCTGTAAAGAATGGGAGGCGGCTACTGAACCTGTCAGTCATGTAGGGAAGCGACTGGTCAAGATCCGTATTGGTATTGTTCTGGCAAAAGAGGGGGGCGCCTATCCTGAATTTGCCCGTTCTTTTCGGTTTGGAGTAAAAGCCATACTTGGTTCTGGCAGGCAGACCATTAGTTGGATCCATATCAACGACCTGGTCAATATTTTTATCCGGGCCATTGAAGATGAAACGATGTCAGGACCTTATAATGCTGTCGCCCCAAATCCTGTTTCAAACCGGGATATGATCCAATCCATTGCCCACAAAAAAGGCGGGCTATATATTCCTGTTAGGGTGCCATCATTTTTACTGAAAATTATATTGGGGGAAATGAGTGTGGAAGTTTTGAAGAGTACAACTGTGAAACCAGAGCGTTTGGGTGAGATTGGTTTTTCATTTAACTATTCCAGGATAGAGGAGGCAATGGCCGATCTTGTAATCTAA
- a CDS encoding peptidase M10, with translation MGTVEIINSNAQLLIRSHIVTYGNAADPETTDYIREEIEDLWNEPQSHVRLAGKYYEVRFLITAEFKPGLEEMEVLQNLDPRNNFFRIEEYSSLHISFVDSIGCNTGYFKKDNLYRGSTTAAHEYGHTIGLEHPDDLDIRGMGTPGIMYPRGTLVDPQFQYEPDKPAGEKGGTMHPIHRRVRSSDIAALRLEKLRFKNGVGILGEFTNVFHWAHK, from the coding sequence ATGGGTACTGTAGAAATTATTAATAGTAACGCGCAACTCCTTATCCGGTCGCATATTGTCACCTATGGAAATGCCGCTGACCCGGAAACTACTGATTATATCCGCGAAGAGATCGAAGACCTCTGGAATGAACCTCAGTCGCATGTCCGTTTAGCAGGAAAATATTATGAAGTCCGGTTTCTGATCACGGCCGAATTCAAACCAGGACTTGAAGAAATGGAGGTGCTCCAAAACCTGGATCCCCGCAATAATTTCTTTCGCATCGAAGAATACTCCTCCCTTCATATTTCCTTTGTTGATAGCATTGGATGCAATACAGGTTATTTCAAAAAAGATAACCTGTACAGAGGCTCAACCACAGCGGCACATGAATATGGACACACAATCGGGTTGGAGCACCCGGATGACCTGGACATACGAGGAATGGGAACACCAGGCATCATGTATCCCCGTGGTACACTGGTGGATCCGCAATTTCAATATGAGCCTGATAAACCCGCAGGAGAAAAAGGGGGCACCATGCATCCGATCCACCGAAGGGTACGGTCATCGGATATTGCAGCGCTGCGATTAGAAAAGCTACGGTTTAAAAATGGAGTGGGGATATTGGGGGAGTTTACGAATGTGTTTCATTGGGCACATAAGTAA